TGATGCACGTGACCAGAACATGGGAAACCATATTTCGTGCACATCTCGAATCAAACCCTATACATCAATTTATCAAATGGGTGTGATGTGCCTCAAGCCCAACACTTTTTCCGCTGCTATATTGTGAGAAGTTAGTACAAATTATGGCCCTTATTTCACATGATAGCCTTGGCAAAAGCAATGGCTGCAGGATCCTGGGATCAGCAATCTCCGTAGTTCTCAAAGTTACTATTATTTTTACCATATAACAAGGTCTTGCACCCACAAGAATTATTACGGAGacaaaaatctaaaattaattcactCTTTTCTATCTTGGCCTTTCCATTTCTTCCCATTTATTTCAactatttcttttgataaaaattaaaaaataactcCCACACTTGAACAAGAAaacatcttgatgatgatgatgatgatgatgaagaatatTAGAATTGCCTGCATGGTTCGATCtgatgggaatgtgattgaGAAATGGAATTTGGACCTTCGACATTGCAATTCTGAGTTCCCTTCAATTCCAGAAGAAGTATCTGATGCTTAATTGAGTTATTATGATGAAAGTCATAGCGGGGGAATAGAATTGGTGGCGTGTAGTATGGATAATGATAGGGCATCTGAGTTAGGTGGACTCTAGCCAAGGTTCTTCAAATTCGTTTGGTCCCTGACCAAAAATAATGCAGTGGAGGATGTGAAGGAGTTCTTCTCAAGTAGGAATATGCTCAGTGCCTCGAAAGCAACTTTTGTCACCTTAATTTCAAAAAAGAATCACTCAGGACAATGCAAGGATTACAGACCAATCAGCTTATGTAATTAAGTATATGAAATTGTGGCCAACATGTTGCTGGTTTGAATGAAGGATTTGTTGCCTAAACTGGTTTCTGAAGAGCAAGGAACATTCATTCAAGATGGGAAAATCTCTGACAATTCTCCGGGGGCACAGAAATTTATGCATTCAGCTGTAAATGCTTCAAAAAAAACCCTCATGGTTATTAAAGCTGATATGGAATGGCCTTACAATCATCAAATAACCCTATATATCTATCTATGGTCCTTCATCGCTATGGGTTTCATGAACTGTTCATAAGATGGATGGTAGACTTGATCCTGTTTTCTCTATTCTAATTAAAGATATTTTCCATGGATCTCTGAATGAGGTCAAAATTACAAGCTAGGGAAAATTGATGAGTCAAACTCATGACTTGGCCTAGTGGAGTCAAAAACCTTATTGAGCCAAAAAAGTCAAGATGACTCaattagtattaaaaataagAGCAAGACTTGGCCGAGTTTAGCTGATTCCGATTTAGTTGAATCAATGAGATAAAAAAGTTGGCGGAGTCATGAAtctaatttttttgtttatccAAGTTCTAAACTCAACCAAGTTAGCCCGAGTCATTGCCAAGTTGGACCAAATTGTTGTAGAGTTTGGCCGAGTCATTCCTAAGTTTGTGGGAGTTGGAGGCCAATAAAGTTTCATGGAAGCATGATTTTATATCTCCATTGATGATGATTAGAGATTAATAGGTTGTTGTGATGATTTTGTGTGCATGAAAGACTAATTATCACAAGTAATAAAGGAGAAGATCATGAAACTTTTgcgtttctctttttttgtttttttttaatgcatttgTCTTTTTTTGTATTAATGTCAAACATAAGAAAGTCGGAGCCAGGCTTCTATATCAATTAGCACTAAATAAAAGATGCGCCAACATaatcatatatgtatatatatattatattagttTAATCAGGTAGTTGTTATGTTTTCCCTAATTAGCCagtaatatattatgatctaacttatgaagaaaataggaagaaaaCTGGGATTTCTAATCATTCTCAAGGCTCATTCTAGGGATGCTTTCCAAATTCCAGTGGAGGCTCTAAAAGTAGTCCTTCCCTCATGATCAACAGATGGAGATCATTGACCCATACAAAATTAGGGCTAAGTATGAATATAGATTCGTATAGAATGAAGTACGAGGCCCCATACAAAATTAGGGCTAAGTATGAAAATAGATTCATATAGATTTGTACGAGGCCCCATACAAAATTAGGGCTAAGTATATCTAGATGACTATAACCCCATACAAAATTAGGGCTAAGTATGAAAATAGATTTGTATAAAATGAAGTACGAGGCCAGCTAGATGACAATGCCCAATTATTCGAGTTAGCACAATGCAACTCAATTCATCTgatcaaaaataatatatccAATCAAGATAAAGGTAATAGATCAGGGATTATCAATTATGGGTTCAATGGTAACCAATAAAAGTCAAAGTGAAGGAAAGATAGGATTGACTAGGTAGCAGCATCCGACGATCTAGGTTAGTTTACTTTGGCTAATATGCATATTTATAgctttaaatataaaattaaatctgCTAATATAGATTCACCTATTTGTAGTATCCGAAAATGTCAATATCAAATATAATCCAGATTGACCTTAAATTTATGCTTTGATACCACATGTAACAacttaggacctcacccaaaaaggctagcataaagatattttttgaattttttagtcctatataaatattcaagatctCTCTGGTGAaaaatcgatgtgggactaaacacatgccagcATGTAGGAGACAAACAATTATTTCTTGCTCTTCTTCATAGAATCAACTAAGATTATTTAGAATGTCATCACCACTTTATTGTAACTCATTCCATTCCCCTTTGCCCTGGCTGCTATTATCCGTACGTTGTAGaggatttttcttcttccttttttttaatgtaaaatATTGCACATCCATGTAATAGTTCTGGTTGCCCTTTCCTTTTGACAAATGATGCATCATATAAATAGAATATGCATGGTATTTATTTGCTTTCCGTATATACGTACCCAACCAGCTACAATTATGCTATACAGTGGAGACATCTGAAGACATCCCAGATTCCCCGTCCATCTTCTTCAGGGAAGTTAGGGCCTTAGGGGAGCCATTTTTTCTCTGCACAGTCTTGTAAGAGTACCTGCAAGCTAAGTATACGTAGCCACAGAGGCTTACTGCATCTATTacagcaagcaaccaatagaaaAGATCGAGGCGactcttgttcaagtccttggcaaACCAGCCTGCCCTCCCTCCCTTCTCAGTCAAATGGTCCGCAGCAGTGATCAAGAGACTGCTGAGGAAGTTGGAGGCCCCTATCACGCTCAAATAGAAGGCTATTCCCAGACTCCTCATGTTGTCAGGCACTTGATCGTAGAAATATTCTTGCAAGCCCACGAGAGCGAACCCATCACCCACGCCCAGGATCGTAAACTGAGGGGCTAACCAGAAGACGCTCATGGAGACTGCATTGGCTTGCTCCCCCTGGGCCGCCTTCAGCCTCTTGCTTTCCACGATGGCTGCAACGATCATCGCCAAGACCGAGAACACCATGCCAATTCCGATCCTTCGAAGGATGCTGATGCCCCTCTCATCCCCTGTGGCTCGTCTCAGGAAGGGTACGAGGATTTTCTCATAGAAGCAAACGGAGATGATCATGCCCATGGCACCGAGGGAATATATAGAGGCTGGAGGGATTTCGAAGCTGCTGCCGCCTAGTCTTCGGTCCATTATGCTTCCTTGTTTGATGAAGAAGGTAGGGGCTTGTGCCACGCACATGCCAAACGGTAAGGAGACAAGCCAGATAGGGACCATGGAAAGGACCAATTTCGCCTCCTCGACTTGAGTTACCGTCGCTAGTCGCCATTGATTTAGCTCCTCGGCTGCCAAGGCCGACTCGTCCTCTGTGTGCTCGATTATGGCAGCTTTATCGAgaaatctgaaatttaataCTACCACCATAAATCCAAGTGAAAAATGATGATGGATAGATTTGCATAAATGTCTAGAAGCCTTATGAGAAGTTATATAGAGTGGCAAAATAATCTGGTGTGCATGCGCTAAAAGAATAATTAATTAGTGAAACATCTGCAATCGATATATCAGGGACCTTACCTGAGCTGATTAGTGTGGGACAGAAGCCTCTTGTCGCTCTTTTGTGACTTAGGAACCTCGTGCAGTTCCCCAGCATCCGAAGGATGTGGAAGGTGTCTCTTGGCCACGGCTGCCACCAACACTCGTAACATGGGAGTCAGTGGGCTACCACTTGGTACTTGGTACCGATAGAATGGCTTCCCCAGGTAGAAGATCACCAGGCTGACGCCCATTACCGAGGTTAGCAAGATGTCAGCCGCACCCCAGCTCACCTTATCCTGGATATACACAACAACAGTGACCCCCAGCAGCAGCCCACAGCACAGCCCAAAGTTCCACCAGTTGAAGTAggacatcttcttcttcctctcctccgcaTCATCGTCGTCAAATTGGTCCGCTCCGAAGCTCTCGAGCGATGGCTTATGCCCCCCTGTGCCTACAGAGATCAAATACATGGCCACAAGGAAGACGAGCTCATGAAGTCGCAACGATCTGTGGCAGGTCTCCGGGTTGCAGGGTTTCAAGCTCGGGACCAGTTGCGACAAAGTCAAGAGGATCAGGCCCTGGGAAAAAAGACATATTCCGATAGATTATCGTAGAATAAATGCTTATATTCCAATAGATACTTCTTGACTAATGTGAAGTTTTATTTGCATTCGATATGTCTTGGTCTGCATCCAATGGTATTAGCAATGCAAATGCCGGGCCTGAACCAGCCCATGGTAAGCGTGAAGCGCATGGGGGTGGTTGAGAATTTCGGAATAGTGGGGGCTCATCATGGCTATCCACAACCACTCATggttgctttcttttctttgcgaAAGGAGGA
The Phoenix dactylifera cultivar Barhee BC4 chromosome 3, palm_55x_up_171113_PBpolish2nd_filt_p, whole genome shotgun sequence DNA segment above includes these coding regions:
- the LOC103704114 gene encoding protein NRT1/ PTR FAMILY 5.6-like codes for the protein MDVIQRSHIAPFTLGLCTGLILFLNSFPRYLFNSASLSPSATVLLSSMEPGRLDKKARVLESEVDDKKWVHDSSVDHKGRRPLRASTGVWKASFFIIAIEFSERLSYFGLDSNLIIYLTKVLHQEVKTAAKNVNYWSGVTTMMPLLGGFIADAYLGRFSTVLFSSLIYLAGLILLTLSQLVPSLKPCNPETCHRSLRLHELVFLVAMYLISVGTGGHKPSLESFGADQFDDDDAEERKKKMSYFNWWNFGLCCGLLLGVTVVVYIQDKVSWGAADILLTSVMGVSLVIFYLGKPFYRYQVPSGSPLTPMLRVLVAAVAKRHLPHPSDAGELHEVPKSQKSDKRLLSHTNQLRFLDKAAIIEHTEDESALAAEELNQWRLATVTQVEEAKLVLSMVPIWLVSLPFGMCVAQAPTFFIKQGSIMDRRLGGSSFEIPPASIYSLGAMGMIISVCFYEKILVPFLRRATGDERGISILRRIGIGMVFSVLAMIVAAIVESKRLKAAQGEQANAVSMSVFWLAPQFTILGVGDGFALVGLQEYFYDQVPDNMRSLGIAFYLSVIGASNFLSSLLITAADHLTEKGGRAGWFAKDLNKSRLDLFYWLLAVIDAVSLCGYVYLACRYSYKTVQRKNGSPKALTSLKKMDGESGMSSDVSTV